aattagcatatagtgttaaatttcattatttaccataatgtaatgattacaattaaactttcatatattatagattcattatccaccaactgaaatttgtcaggtcttttattgttttaatactgatgattttggcatacaactcctgataacccaaaaaacctgtctcaataaattagcatatttcacccatccaatcaaataaaagtgttttttaataacaaacaaaaaaaccaacaaataataatgttcagttatgcactcaatacttggtcgggaatcctttggcagaaatgactgcttcaatgcggcgtggcatggaggcaatcagcctgtgacactgctgagatgttatggaggcccaggatgcttcaatagcggccttaagctcatccagagtgttgggtcttgcgtctctcaactttctcttcacaatatcccacagattctctatggggttcaggtcaggagagttggcaggccaattgagcacagtaataccatggtcagtaaaccatttaccagtggttttggcactgtgagcaggtgccaggtcgtgctgaaaaatgaaatcttcatctccataaagcattggagccgatggaagcatgaagtgctccaaaatctcctgatagctagctgcattgaccctgcccttgatgaaacacagtggaccaacaccagcagctgacatggcaccccacaccatcactgactgtgggtacttgacactggacttcaggcattttggcatttccttctccccagtcttcctccagactctggcaccttgatttccaaatgacatgcaaaatttgctttcatcagaaaaaagtacttgggaccacttagcaacagtccagtgctgcttctctgtagcccaggtcaggcgcctctgccgctgtttatggttcaaaagtggctttacctggggaatgcggcacctgtagcccatttcctgcacacgcctgtgcacggtggctctggatgtttccacaccagactcagtccactgcttcctcaggttccccaaggtccttctccacaatcttcctcagggtccggtctcctcttctcgttgtacagcgttttctgccacattgtttccttccaacagacttaccattgaggtgccttgatacagcactctgggaacagcctatttgttgagaaatttctttctgggtcttaccctcttgcttgagggtgtcaatgacggccttcttgacatctgtcaggtcgctagtcttacccatgatgggggttttgagtaatgaaccaggcagggagtttataaaagcctcaggtatcttttgcatgtgtttaaagttaattagttgattcagaagattagggtaataggtcgtttagagaaccttttcttgatatgctaatttattgagacaggttttttgggttatcaggagttgtatgccaaaatcatcagtattaaaacaataaaagacctgacaaatttcagttggtggataatgaatctataatatatgaaagtttaattgtaatcattacattatggtaaataatgaaatttaacactatatgctaattttttgagaaggacctgtatatttgaaATGATCAGAGCTTTCATGATCCGACGATCCAGCCCTTTTCTTGAgctgcaatatatggggcatcttctTTAGCTCATCTGCTTATTTGCACTGCAAAATATATACTGGGACCTGCCATACAGAAGGGTCCCAAGCAGACAGTCACCTGCTCTAATAGGGGAGTCCGATCGGCGTAGTTCTTCCAGAATGACACCCTGGAGGGCAGGTTACTGATCACATAAAGGTCATGGTGGCAGTATTTCCGCCCAGCTTTAACCTCCTCTATGGACTGACCCCATCACACAGATCCTGTAACCCAATTCTTCTCGCTCGACTCTGGCACCTGATGACAAGACTGGAAAATACACGGTTAAGCCTGGCTCCGATGACAGCTGAGCGACGGCGTTCATTGCACTTGTGGCTCTGTCCAGCTAGACTACGGCTGGAGGAAAAATCCAGGCTCAGGTTTCAGATGTTGTGTACCAGTAATGGGATGCCCGGGAGCCTGTAGTAAGATGGGTTGTTGTAGGGTGTAGATGACAGAGGAGGAGATTGTGTGAAAGAGAAGGACAAGACACGTCGGGGGGTGAACAAGAGAAAGGACGGGGCTCGCCGGAGATCAGGAACATGCCCGGGCATAGTGAGATTGGGGAGAAGGTCCTTCAGGAGCACCAAGTAGTCCTAACACCTTACCTCTTAGTATTATGAATGgtggtcccaccaaggacaatgcgGACCCCCGGAGTTGTCCGGTTCAGGTTATACACAGTCTGAGCTTCTTCATAAGTTGCTCCTCCAACTATGAAGACAATGATATCCTGAGGCCTGCAGACAGAATAGTTTATGAAGGGTGAGGAGCAGGCTGACTGATACTTCATGGTGCAGAAGACGACTGGGCAGTTTACTCCCACTACATGCATGTCTCACCTGAGCGTGCGTGTATATAGGGCGGTTGGTACAGATAGCTGTCAGCCGGACAGCATGTATGCATAACCAGCCATAGAGATATGGATGGAATAAGTCTTACCGGTCCCGCAGGGTGCTAGGTCCCACATAGGGGTACATGTTGTCCCTCAGCTTCCCTTTTATCAGCTGGTCCAGGGTATCAAGAAGGAACGGTTGGTGCTGTGTGTACACGTTCTCCACGCCCTGCACGAAAACAAACAGGTCAACAGTTTTGCAGGGACTAGGCCTCCAATCTACTTGTTTTAGACGCTTCCTACTATAGCTAGTAGTACATTTATTAGTAATTTGGGGCACAGTTGCTCTTTTGTGGGATTGGACCAGAGAGACTAGCCTTCATCCGTCAAACATATTGATGAGCTTAAGGTATCCATGAGGCAGTCATCAGTGACAAGAGCTGCCGCACGCCGGGAACACCCCGCAAGAGCCGCCGCACGCCGGGAACACCCCGCAAGAGCCGCCGCACGCCGGGAACACCCCGCAAGAGCCGCCGCACGCCGGGAACACCCCGCAAGAGCCGCCGCACGCCGGGAACACCCCGCAAGAGCCGCCGCACGCCGGGAACACCCCGCAAGAGCCGCCACACGCCGGGAACACCCCGCAAGAGCCGCCGCACGCCGGGAACACCCCGCAAGAGTCGCCGCATGCCAGGAACACCCTGCAAGAGTCGCCGCACGCCGGGAACACCCCGCAAGAGCCGCTGCacgccgagaacaccccacaagtcaTCTAGACATAACCGTTTGCTCCTTGATCCTTACGCTTGCCCATTTTTCCTGCTTCCGATGCATCAACTTCAAGAACGGACTGATCCCTTGCTGCTGATACATTCCACTCGTAATACCCAAGCTCTCTGTTCTATATGAACCCTGGTAAGCGCATATGGAGAGTTTGTCTACATCCTCCAACCATAAGTCACTGACCTTGAGTCCTTTGAAGAACTGTTTGGTGATGGCCACGGCGTCTTTAGGACTGAATAGGTCGCTGCCTCGGACTCTCTTCCCACCAAACTCCACTACGGAAGGCACCAGCTGCTCAAAAAACAAAAAGGTCAGACACATTCCCCTTATACACCTATAGTGGGGATTAACGAAGAACACTTACCCTGCGATACTTCTCAGATACCCCCCTGTTACGGAGGTCAGCGAGAAGGCTCTGCAGAGCGTTGCTGCTGTGCCGCTCATAGTGCAGAGCATAGAGCATGACCAAACGTGTGGCATCCAATTCAGACAAGCGCTGGTTCTGCAGAACACGTTTCACATTCTGaaggcaaaaaacaaaaaaatttctgCTCTGACGCTCATAGGATCTAGTGTAATAAAGGATAAGATATGTAATAACTCCACCAGCagcataatgagtgcagctctggagtataatacaggctctcAAAAGCCCAATTATCCTAGGTCTCATAGCAATAAACAAATTCTAGCCCTTTAGGAgtgtaggaaagctgggtgactatATAGTGGCAGCCGTACTAGAGGTCCCCACCTCTCTCAGACTTAGAACAGACTGTGGTCCACTTGTCCTCACATCCCCATCACCCTGTTGGTATGTAACCTTTAGGGGGCGATGCAGCGGGCACATCACACGGGCTGGATGGAAAGGACACAGTGTGCCAGTGACGTGCGTGTGAGCACTGCACAGCCGGACCATTGTCTGTGTGACTCTTACGGAGCCTCCAGCTCATTATTCTTATGATGGGACCCCCGGTACAAAGACTACTTCTCATGCAGCAGACCAGACCTACACacaaggctgtgtcactggttccaCGGCGTGCAGGACCTTACCAGGACCGGGCACATGGTCTCTTAATTGTGGCTTTGTGTGGAGAACAAGGCGACAGTCACCAGTACAATACCCATAATTAATTATCCTTTGAAGTCGGATAGCGCGGCCTCCTCCATGGGGGGTAGGACATGGCTATACTGAAGTACTGTATGGGATAACTGTATTCACAGTCATGTATGAACCCTAAATTCCATATAGTGTAGGTGATGATCGGTGGCGTCCGACCTCCGGGATGGCCGTGGTGCTGAGAACAACTTTCAGCCCCCTTCCTTCCCATAAAGGTGAGAACTCACCTGCAGGGCATTGGAATGGTCGTTCTGACAGGCCAACTCCTGCTCCACTTCGGACACCTCCATTAGGTGGCGCTCACTCACAAGCCGCGACAGCTCGCCCACCACGGTCACGTGTTTGGACACCGTGCCGGACATTTTCTTAAACTGAGGATAGTTTTCGACAAAAGCCTGAAAGAGAAACAACCAACGAAGTAGTCCCCCATTATTGCAGTATATACAAAAGGTAGCAACGAGGGGCTTCAGTGGGTCCCCAGCTGCCATGTCCATCCATCATCACCCCGCGATCACATTGTGGGAAAGCAATGAGGTGACAGAGGAGGGCTCCATCCTTTTGTCTTATCCCTTAAATGCTACGGCCGCTATCTAAGGGGCTGAGCGGCTGGGATGAAGCTTTTACATGGTGCTGTGGACGGCATGGGCTACACGCCAGAGAGCGCCGTCTGTAGGACTGTATGGCGGATCACGCTGACATCCCCTCCGGATCTACATGAGGCAGAGATGAAGAAGGGACCtgactgccatctagtggtggaataGCAGAATGTGGTGCAAACTAAAAAATGCCAATTAATAACGTTTACTATTATTATACATttgtatagcgccatttattccatggcgcgtaACATGTAGAAAGGAGCAAATATAGACAAAAACAATAAAcaggagcaaaaaacaaggcactaacaggttaaTATTTCCAAAAATGTAGAAGCACAGAAGAAGCCTCCATGACACAATCACAGGCGATCCTAAAAAGATCCTGGACTATGTAGAAATCCGGAATAAACTTGTAAGTAAGCCAGGGTATCCGCGAACATTCACCTGCCACGTTTTGTCATTACCGGCCCAATTACATAGAAGGAAAATATCAGTTTGGGTCATGTAAAGTCTCCTACCTTCATGTCAGAGATGGACTCCAGCTTCTGCTGCTCCTTAGGTTTCTTCCGTTGGAAATCTTCCATCAGGTTCTTAATGTTGGTCCCGATCTCTCCGAAATTCATGTACATgttctgtgaaaaaaaaggaagaatCACAAGTTCTCGATAGTGTTCAATCAAGACGCGATGGTGTGCCCGGATTTTCTCCATCACTTACGTTGGCGTAGAACTCGTCATTCTCTGCGGACAGCACCACTTCCTTCAGATCCTTGCTGATTCCCGGCACACGTGACAGGTCGATACGGTTGTTGTTGATGCCCAGTAGCTCGTGGACCATAGCCTGGTACGTCCACTGTTCGAGCACAGAGAGAATACGTCTATAAATAACGCATCAGTGGGGTTTTCTGGCACCATTCATTTTCTCTACAATAGCGGAGGGCAAAAAGGAAAAGCCAAGCAGCTCAACCCTTGTCGCTATCTAGCATTCAAGCTCCGACCTCGCCATGTGCCCACCTGGTTGAGTAGAGGTGTGATGGCATCGTCAGAGCGGTCCAGGATGAGAAGAAGAGGTGGCACCTCCGTGCGTCGAAAATCAAACAGCTCATACTCCTTAGTAATGACTTGCTGGAGAGAGAAGGAACAAAGAGTGAGTCTGAGGAATCACCTGCGCCATGGACATCAGTCACCAGTGACCGGTAGCCACCTTCACGCCCTCCGCCAGCCTCTTGGCCATGTCTGAGGACAGCTGATATCGGATCATTGGACATTTCTTCAGGGAGAGGAGCAGAGCGGTCAGTCCTTGTGTGGTTCTAGACAGCTGGAAGGGATCCCAGTTCCTGCCCTAGAACGAAGATGACGATGGAGGGGTTATGTCCATGGAGACCCTCACTGAGGTTTACAAGACACATCGGGTTCTATTACCTGGTAGCAGCCGACTATGTTTAGAGAGAAGACGTGAGGGTTCACCGCAATGTAATCTCCATAAAACTCCTGCAAGAACAGACAAACTAATGTACCTGACACCGGCATATAAAGTACTTGCATCAATATAATCCCATATACTACATGACCTGATAAATGTGTACACTGACCTGCACTTCTGCCACCACCTCCTGCTCATCCGCCTCAGCAAGAGACTTCACATCACTCTTACTGATCACATTGCTAAAAtctgaaaaataaaatacatcGGTACAACCCATATTATAGAAGTGTCACTGTGCAAGAGTCAAAGTACCCCCTGATCctctattatactgcagagctgcactcactattctgcaggtgcagtcagtgtgtaccgtacacacattacattactgatcctgtactgatcctgagttacatcctgtattatattccagagctgcactcactattctgctggtgcagtcactgtgtacatacattacattactgatcctgtactgatcctgagttacatcctgtattatattccagagctgcactcactattctgctggtgcagtcactgtgtacatacattacattactgatcctgtactgatcctgagctacatcctgtgttataccccagagctgcactcactattctgctggtgcagtcactgtgtacatacattactgatcctgtactgatcctgagttacatcctgtgttatactccagagctgcattcactattctgctggtgcagtcactgtgtacatacattacattactgatcctgagttacatcctgtattatactgcagagctgcactcactattctgcaggtgcagtcagtgtgtacatacattacattactgatcctgtactgatcctgagttacatcctgtgttttaccccagagctgcactcactattctgctggtgcagtcactgtgtacatacattactttactgatcctgagttacatcctgtattataccccagagttgcactcactattctgctactacagtcactttgtacatacattactgatcctgtactgatcctgagttacatcctgtattatactccagagctgcactcactattctgctggtgcagtcagagtgtacatacattactttactgatcctgagttacatcctgtattataccccggagctgcactcactattctgctggtgcagtcactgtgtacatacattactgatcctgtggtgatcctgagttacatcctgtattatactccagagctgcactcactattctgctggtgcagtcactgtgtacatacattacattactgatcctgtagtgatcctgagtttacatcctgtattatactccagagctgcactcactattctgctggtggagtcactgtgtac
This region of Ranitomeya imitator isolate aRanImi1 chromosome 1, aRanImi1.pri, whole genome shotgun sequence genomic DNA includes:
- the VPS45 gene encoding vacuolar protein sorting-associated protein 45; protein product: MNVVLAVKQYVSKMIEDSGPGMKVLLMDKETTSVVSMVYTQSEILQKEVYLFERIDSANRESMKHLKAICFLRPTKENVDYLIKELRRPKYSVYFLYFSNVISKSDVKSLAEADEQEVVAEVQEFYGDYIAVNPHVFSLNIVGCYQGRNWDPFQLSRTTQGLTALLLSLKKCPMIRYQLSSDMAKRLAEGVKQVITKEYELFDFRRTEVPPLLLILDRSDDAITPLLNQWTYQAMVHELLGINNNRIDLSRVPGISKDLKEVVLSAENDEFYANNMYMNFGEIGTNIKNLMEDFQRKKPKEQQKLESISDMKAFVENYPQFKKMSGTVSKHVTVVGELSRLVSERHLMEVSEVEQELACQNDHSNALQNVKRVLQNQRLSELDATRLVMLYALHYERHSSNALQSLLADLRNRGVSEKYRRLVPSVVEFGGKRVRGSDLFSPKDAVAITKQFFKGLKGVENVYTQHQPFLLDTLDQLIKGKLRDNMYPYVGPSTLRDRPQDIIVFIVGGATYEEAQTVYNLNRTTPGVRIVLGGTTIHNTKSFLEEVQAAGFHVRPSETYQGAARSSVRR